The Coregonus clupeaformis isolate EN_2021a unplaced genomic scaffold, ASM2061545v1 scaf0377, whole genome shotgun sequence nucleotide sequence CCCCCCAGGTACATTAGGATGTCTCGTTATTTTACTCATAGTAGGCCTATTTCATGGAATGGTTCAGTGAAACTGTGAGCAGGTCATTTCAGTACAGTATCACAGCTGTTTTGCAAGTATTAAAATGGCAAGTGTATTTCATGGAATGTTATAATTTCTGTTGAAATGATGCATTGTTTGTTTTCCAAAACATATGAAAGATGTTGTGATCCAAAGGTTTAGTTACATTTACAATTTACTGTGTATTGTTTTGTGTTAAGACAAACTCTACTTCACTTACAACCTTATCAGATTCTGGTGATATTTCacccatgtttgtttgttttcgcTTTTCAACCCATTCAGATATTTTCTGTTAAACTGCTTTGCCCTTTGAAACTCCTAAATATTTATGTTTATTATTATACAATTATTATACAATTATAATAACATAATATGCATGGGCACGTCGGGGCTTTATGCTATGCTAAAACCTGAGGTTCTGGTTCTGGTCATTTTGTTCATATCATGTTACAGTATTTATATTTATTGTATGTTGTTGTATTCCACAGGTGGAGGCTTCCCCCATGAAGAGTACTTGGTACTGTCCTCTGGACTTGGTAGGTCAAAGAAACTTGAGAAATGCATTAATAACTAGAGTTTCCGTATAAATCATGGTTTGATGACAGTGGGAGATTTGTGCGAGAGTATGAATTATGCACGTATTTTACTGAATCATACTTTCTCTCTTCCTCAGTCTACTGtgttggaggaggaagaggacggaGTGATATATCATGTAGCGGTGAAGCAACAGCATGGTGCCCCCACCAGTGCATCAGTGAGAATACATACCATTTTATACTGCACAGAAATTACAGTATAATTGCACCTTACATCCTTACACGTTATTAAGTCTGAATTGTCATGGTAATATTGTTATAAATCTCTCTATTTCGTTCTctatgtctccccctctctctctctctctctctctctctctgtcgctctctctctctctctctctctctgtcgctctctctctctctctctctctctctctctctctctctctctctctctctctctctctctgtcgctctctctctctctctccctccctccagtccaGCTCTCGTTCACAGTGTGTGAAAGCAGGAACAGAGGAGAAGCTGGTGCAGCAcctcctccactccttctccATGGGAGACTCCTCCTTCATCACCATCTTCCTCTCCACCTATCGCTCCTTTACCTCCACCAAGAGAGTGCTGGACATCCTCATTGACAggtagggaagagagaggaaacaaTGCATTGCACACCGGTTGTATATAGTGTTACAAAACATTTTTGAAGTGCTTTAGAAAGCGCAAGGGAAGGAAAGGAGACATTGTGATGCCTCTGTGTTGCCCTGAAGAAAGCATATCTTTATTCCACTCAACACTATAAACAAAAAAGCATACATGCTAGTGGTTATGTACCCAGCTTTTTTTTCTCTCAGTCATTTTTGTCTATCGTATCTTCTTCTTCTTTGCTGCAGATTGCAACATCCACCAGGAGAAAGTACAAGGAGTCAGACTAGGCAACCCTTCAACAGGTGAGTCTAATACTATAGCATCCCtctcctgtgtctgtgtctgtgtgtctctgagtgtctttgtgtgtgtctgtgtctgtgtgtgtgtgtgtgtgtgtgtgtgtgtgtgtgtgtgtgtgtgcgtggacaCTTCATGCATTTGTATAtattttctcccattcctctctccctctcccagagcGGTGTGTATGGTGTTCAGTATGTGGCTGTCGGAGTATCCTGAGGACTTCCGCTCTCTGGGAGAGCCTGGTCTTCTGCTGCGCCTGGCCCCCCTGCTGCCCTCCGACCCCTCTGGGATAGAGATCAGGGGTCGCCTCCTCAGAATTGCAGAGGAGCTCAGTGAACAGGCCCTACTGCCTGACTCCAGTTCAGGTCACTATACACTCTGGGTTTATGATCTCATGGCACTGCCAACCTGGGGTCATATGAGGATTTTGTGGGTGGCAGAACTCGCCTTCAAATTGGTTACAGTAGTTTTCTGTGATTATTTTTTGTGTTCCATTCCCACTGTATCCTAAAATGGCGGAACCTGCTTCTATAACGACCCCCCCCAATGTCTCTTTCCACTGCCAACCCTACTGAATAAGGCTTTCATAAGCCTATCATTTGTATCAGTTAATATAGACCTACATTAATTGGGATTATTATTCAATCATCTCTGTTCTTTAGATAGGACCACCGCCAGCCCTCCTGCTGACCCCACTAAGTTTGATCCCACCAATATCCTGGGCTTCCCCGCTGGGCTGATCGCTGAGCAGCTCACCAAGATAGAGACGGTGGgtttaacctctgacctctacggTATCATTACTCCTCCTAACCTTCTATAGATAATGGATGGGAACATACACTTTACTACAGTCTTAATTGTATTCCTCTTTTTCTATTGTTAcatctctctcaccctttcttACTCATACTAGACATGTTTGCCACTTGCTATCTCTCTGGCTatgccttgctctctctctctctctctctctctctctctctctctctctctctctctctctctctctctccctgtctctctctctctctctctctctccctgtctctctctctctctctctgtctgtctgtctctctcggtttctcactcagtgtctctctctctctgtctctctctctctctctctctctctctctctctctctctctctgtctgtctctctcggtttctcactcagtgtctctctctctctgtgtgtgtctctctctctctctctctctctctctctctctccctctctctctctctctctccctgtctctctctctctctctctctctctctctctctctccctgtctctctctctctctctctgtctgtctgtctctctcggtttctcactcagtgtctctctctctctgtctctctctctctctctctctctctctctctctctctctctctctctctctctgtctgtctctctcggtttctcactcagtgtctctctctctctgtgtgtgtctctctctctctctctctctctctctctctctctctctctctctctctctctctctcaatctttaCTCACTCTCTACTTATTCCCTCACTTCCagtccctcactcactcactccttacCTCTTCCCCCACTCTCTCCTAACAGGAGCTGTTTGTGCGTCTGGTTCCGTACCACTGCCTGGGCTCCCTGTGGTCTCAGAGAGACAAGAAGGGCCGTGAGGGAGTATGTTGGTCCGTCCGGGCCACTGTACGCCAGTTCAACCGGCTGGCCAATGCCGTGATGGCTTCGTGCCTTTGGCCCACGCGGCTCCGCAGCCAGCAGAGAGCCCGCCTCCTGGAGAAatggatcagcgtggcagaggtcAGCAGGTCATCATTACAATAGAATAACTTTATTGTCCACACACACCCGTTGAGAGTTTGGAAGCAGCATTCCTCTGGATGAATTTTGAGGTTAaataccttgctcaagggcacaacagcagtaGATTAGGTGGAGAATTGTGAGTAGAATACTAAGCTGTCTTTTTCAAAACATAAACAACAATACACTGTACTCGACTTTCCGCTTAATGCTTTCCTCTCACTATAAAGGTGCTTACAGTAGATGTAGTACTGCCATCCTGTAACTTGGGAGAACATTGGCAGCTTGCAGCAGGgactgttcctgctgactccacacacacaatcacacacactttCTTGCTTACTTGCTTACatgctctcccacacacacacacacacacacaccgtcctcAGGTCGTTATGGACAAATGAGCAAGCTGAGTCACTGCCAGACCTCTCTCCTTCACGATTAAAAGCCTAGCTAGCTCCTGTGTGTGTGAAGGAACTTGTTTGgaaacacacacaatctcacacacactctcaggcTAGATATCATGGTTTGTTGCCAAAACACTCACATCACCCCATCAATAGGTTTTTATGGGAGAAGTCACTTTAGGAATGTACATAATTGACCATGTCAGACAGTGAGTGCCAAATAACCGCATTGATCCGGCTGCAGGTATTGTCAGACAATGCCGTACTGTGTGTGTTTCAATAGGAATGCAGAGCCAGGAAAAACTTTTCGTCACTCTACGCCATCGTGTCTGCCCTGCAGAGTAACCCTGTACACAGACTAAGGAGGACGTGGCTAGACACTGACAGGTTGGTGGAGGAAGTATTtggatttgtaatttttttttgtcTTTGTATGTTTATTGGATAGAGAgcgatacactcttagaaaaaagggttccaaaagggttctgcggctgtccccgtaggagaaccctttttggttcctggtagaacccgttctatatggaacccaaaagggttctacttggaaccaaaaggggttctcctAAAGGTTCTCCTATGTGgaaagccgaagaaccctttttggttctaggtagaggAGAGTGTGCTGAAATAGCAGTGGGTACATATGCACCGGAGGCAGCGGCCTAGACCACTTGACCACCCTAGGCCACAGCAAAACATTGCAGATGTTTTCATAGTATTGTCATTTCCATAACATTGTCATTCTCGTAACACTATCATTGTCATAACTGTCTTTTTTTTACAACACCCATTTAAAAAACTCAGGAATTGAATCACATTGCCATTGATATAACACAATCCTTTCCCATAGTCACACACATTTAACGTTCCAAAACACTACCGCAGTTGATCATCTCATCTTGTTATAATTTCCCCAATCATAGCTAAACTAATCATGGCTAACTGATTCATTTGGATGTGGATTATAGTAAGGCCCAATAGACAGCAGAGAAATGTCAGTCAAGGCCCCTAAAACCCTCTTTGGATGCATGAATCATTGTTGTCATGTGACTCTGTCTGACAGGGAAGCAGTGAGGAGATACGAGGAGCTGTCCAACATTTTCTCTGAGAAGGACAACTACTCCCAGAGCAGGGGGCTGCTGAAAGAGGTGAGTCACAGTGATGGAGAGTTActgcacacacgtacgcacacacacacaacacgcaagtactgtatgtacatacacatgcacacacacacacacgcacacacacacacacacacactcacactcacacacacacacacacacacacagagacacagacacacatatagtGCACTGACAGACATCCCATAATACAAGCAGTATGAGATGAGGACAAGTCTCATGTGAAGTGTCATCACAGATcacaccaaacgtgtttactcATCTGAAATTCATATACATTCAAGAGCTGTTGCACTACACAGATCCAGATTAAGCTAGGCTAAAAATCACTTTGAATCATGAATCATGCCTTTTAACCCAGAGGAAGGCTTAATCTGGGGGTGTACAGCCTCTCAATGTCAATGTCCTGTCAATCTAAATTCACCCGTTTCTACACATGTATTGTATTTAGGATGCATTGTGAATTTCTGACAGGGGGCTAGAAATTGGTAGGATTACCAACATTTTCATTCACTGTTATACATTGTGCAGGCTTCAATATCTTATATTAGCTGCAATTTCACCAAGGCATCCACGCAGGAATTCATCGAAACATATGCCGGAGCTTTCATTTGAAAGCTTCACTCCAGGCTTTGTTGTTGGAAAAATATCACACTACCTTCTGCTGTGCTTTGATAATTTACCAATCAAGCTGCTTCCTTACCCTCTCAGTTTGTCTGGAAAGGAGGGCCTACTACATAGTTACTACACATGGTTTTAGAGCACATAGCCATGGTTCTAAATTCTAGATTGTGTTCCAGATTGTCATGCTTAGATGTTTGTCTGTGTTTTGCAGGAGGGCACTTCGAAGTTCGCCAACCTGGAGGGCAAGATGAACAACAGGAGACAAATAGGGGTAAGTGCTCTTATAAGCGAGTTTGAAGTCACTCACAAAGCTCATTATCATTTTGCCTTGAAGGAAGAAGCATGGAATATCCAAAGGGCTGATGTAACAGAATGCAATAGTGGTATTTCTTCAATATAGAATTTGTTGATGGTtaagtagctcaattggtagagcatggcgcttgtaacgccagtgtagtgggttcgatccccgggaccacccatacattattttaaaaaatgtatgcatgcatgactgtaagtcgctttggataaaagcatctgctaaatggcatattataagtaAGAACAACTTGATATACATTCAACGGTCAACCCAAGGTTCTCCATTAAGCATGCATTgagtaggcttaatctgggtctgggaagTCAGAAGCCCTATGCCTCTGTTTCTGGTTATCATTATTCTCGACCCCTCCCACCTCTCACACAGTCCAGTGCCCAGGGCACAGTACCCTACCTGGGAATCTTCCTCACAGACCTCACCATGCTGGACACAGCTGTAAAAGACAGACTAGAGGTGAGTCCCTTCATATACAGTCATTTATCCCTCATCATGTGTCCATCAACAGGAAGTTGGTCATAAGCTCTGGTGGTGAAGTTGTAGTTGGTTTACCAAAAAAGTTGCATTGACAGTGACATAATCTCCTGTTCCTCCATTTCAGAACGGCTACATCAACTTTGACAAGAGGAGACGAGTAAGTGTTGCAATCGGGGCCTTGCACTGCTGCTGTTTAAATTCCTCATCACCCATTGTCCACATGTTGAGTTAGTCCAGGATCCAGACCAATTCATTAGcctctggctcaacataacagagggTCTTCATAAATTGCTTTTCTGTTGTGCCACTCATTAAGTATGTGGCAGTGTATTGAATTCTGAATCAGTGCATCCATACGCATATTCATGTATAACTGCTAGCATTTCAACTGATAATGTGCCATTAGTACTGGACAGTAATTTGATGTTCATAATGATTAGTTTTTCTCTTCTCAGGAGTTTGAGGTTTTAGCTCAGATCCGACTACTGCAGTCTTCCTGTAAAAACTGTGTTTTCATCACTGACGAGGCATTTCTACAGTGGTACCAAAGTGTACCCTCGTTAAATGAAGAAGAAAGGTAAACCATGATTATCTTTGGTTTCAGTAGTATTCATTTtccaataaaaatattttttttaaattcatttTCAAATCAAAACATTCAAGTTTGTACATACATGTTATTTCAAACGAAACACTACAGTTATGATGACCGCTAATCACATTACATGATGTCTGCAGTTACAGACTGTCCAATGAAATTGAGGTGCCGTGCGAACCGAGCCCTGGTCGTACCCTGAACCCTACAGTGATCATCACACAGTGCCCAAGGTAATGAGGCCTATTATTACACTCAACACTCAACATGGCGGTAGTATTCACTTCAGAGACCTttcaatatatacagtgccttcagaaaatattcagaccccttgactttttccacattttgttacgttacagccttattctaaaattgattaaatcgtttttttacctcatcaatctccagacaataccccataatgacaaagcaaaaacagtttttttgaattttttgctaatttataaataaataaaaacggaaatatgacatttacataggtattcagaccgtttactcagtccgggctttggctgggccactcaaggacattcagagacttgtcccaaagccactcctgcgttgtcttggctgtgtgcttagggtcgttgtcctgttggaaggtgaaccttcgccccagtctgaggtgttgaacgctctggagcaggttttcatcaaggatctctctgtactttgctgcgttcatctttccctcaatcctgactagtctcccagtccctgccgctgaaaaacatccccacagcatgatgctgccaccaccatgcttcaccgtacggttggggccaggtttcctccagacgtgacgcttggcattcaggccaaagagttcaatctggtttcatcagaccagagaatcttgtttctcatggtctgagagtcctttaggtgccttttggcaaactccaagcaggctgtcatgtgccttttactgaggagtggcttccgtctggccactctaccataaaggcctgattggtggagtgctacagagatggttgtccttctggaagattctcagatctccacagaggaactctagagctctgtcagagtgaccatcgcgttcttggtcacctccctgaccaaggcccttctcccccaattgctcagtttggccgggcggccagctctaggaagagtcttggaggttccaaacttcttccatttaagaatgatggaggccactgttttcttggggaccttcaatgctgcagacatttttggtacccttccccagatctgtgccacgacacaatcctgtctctacggacaattccttcgacctcatggcttggtttttgctctgacatgcactgtcaactgtgggaccttatatagacaggcgtgttcctttccaaatcatgtccaatcaattgaatttaccacagatggactctaatcaagttgtagaaacagggGTGTTTTGTGGCTTGTTGTCATGAAGGTTACGGTGCATGATGTGATTCTCTCACCtccttacagcctgaattcctcCAGGACCAGCCTTGTTGCTGACAGTGACAGTCATTTTGACTTCCCCTCCCCTGTCTGTCACTTTCTTTCCAAACTTACCAAGGTAATTACGAAATAAGACCTAATATTTACAATTATTTTAAGTACTTCCTAGAATTGCAGAGCATGTAATTACTATTCAGTTACAAATACTCGTAGTTATTGCTAAGTAATTACTGTTTACTAGTAATCAAATATGATTGTTTTAGAACAAATGCATGTCTTAAAAACATACAGAAGAGCACTTTTAAAAATGGACATTCATTGATCTTTTAATACTCTTCTGTGTCTTTTTATTTGCTTTGGCCTTCACGGAACAGCCACTTTTTATCTTGTCATTTCAGTAAGTATAATGTTTTTTATTCTTTTCATCACTGTTATTATTTCAGCATATGAAATCCCCCTCAGTTTCCTGTCTGGATGTTGACTCCTCCCCTCCCACCAATGTCCCCATCCCCTCTGCATTGACACCATCCACTCCCGTCAAATCACATCGTCGATCAATCTCCTGTGGCAACAATCCCACCAATAACAACAAAGGGTCTGGGCCTGATATGCGGATCATCAGGATACGGATGGATTTACAAGATGGGAATATGTACAGAAGCATACTGGTACTGAGCCGAGATAATGACATACTGAGttgagatttgatttgatttgagatatcTGCTTTTTTTTTTGTTTCAAATTATACACTGCACTGCACCCTGCACTCATGACTATTTATTTGAATCCTCAAATATCCGTAAATGATAGTAATCCCAAAAATTTCCTCAGGTTGTACACAGGATATTATAACTTAGCGTCTAGCTGTCTGGTATCGTTGTCGTTCTTCTCTGTTTCCTCAGGTGACAAGCAATGACAAGACGCCCACTGTGATCAGTTCTGCCTTAGAAAAACACAGTCAGGACCCCAAACAGGCATCCAGATATGAGCTGATCCAACTATTGCCCGAGGGGAAAGGTAAAGACATTTCTCAACCCCGACCATGCGAAGTCACTTTAACAGTTCTCTTTTCATATTGATTGTAGTGATGACTTTTCTTGTTCTGCCCTGTAGAGTTGGTCATCCCTGCCACAGGAAACGTTTTCTATGCCATGACTTCCTCTAGTGTGGACTTCCTGCTGTGCAGAAAAGGAGGCAACAACCCTTTTGGCTCTCAACCAATCAGCACAGAAACCAGTGCCACCTTCCCTCGAATCAAAGCCAAGGGACGGAGACTGGTCAGAACTCTTTTTTGACAACAGCTCTTTCCCAAATAGGCTATATTAGAGACATAATGTAGCTAGTTCTCAAGGACAGGTCACGATAAAAATGCAGGCAGATATCGCAATGAGATGTGGCCTTGTCTTTCCTAATCTTTTACCAAAGTGGAAACACACATTCTGACCGAGCTTGTTCTAGCAAAATGTATCCTGAAACCTGTCCGAACTTGTTTGATGAACGACTTCTTACCTGGGACACTTCAATAAATATGCTGCCCATTTGTGTACACTAGGGAACTCCATTAGTGTAGAAGGGTGCATGTCTCTCTTGTTGGCAATGCATACTACTGCAAATATACACCTAGAACAAGACCAATGCAAACCTTTAACTGATGGTGAATGGTGCTGTTTCTTAAGTCTCTCTGACCATTGGCATCTAATTTCCTATTTAACCAAATGGAATAGCCGTGTAACCGAGAGCAACTGAGGAATCCAAATCATCTTGAGCATTTGAGGAATGTACCTCAGGTGCCATCATAGAGTTGATAGTAGAGAACTTCATTAAATCAAAGTAGTTTGGGCGATATGACCTCCTGAATTGACCATGACCACAACAAAGTTTTACATTTCTCCATAGAGAGTGGATACAAGCAGCATGATGACATATTAACAAGAATATGAATTATGGGGAGAGCACTGGGCTGACATTATGACATAATGCATCTGAATAAGAGTGACAGATTCACTGAAACCTCTCATTATAGCAAAGCACAGGGGCTCATCAAAATGTTTTAACTATGTactttgtatgtatgtatatgtttttTATGTATGGACGATGTCATGATTGTGTTTACATTCACAAAGAGCTATCAACAAGTGTCAGAATTACATGTTATTCATTGTGAAGTAAAATGAAATGTATGAAATTGACCCAaattgcaacaatttcaaatggGTCAAGACGTGTCAAAGATAAACATGATAATTTCACTTGGGTTGGTGCATACATATTGACTGATAGTTCTGGTAGTATCATATGTAAGATACAACAACTTTACATATACAGCTTTGCCACTCCCATATAGAATCTAGTCATATTTTGAGTACTAACCATTAGGCATAACAGCATCAACCCACAAACTCTAACCTAAACAATTcatgtctggataagagcgtctgctaaatgacgaaaatgtaaatgtaagacacTAAGGAAAGTCCAAACTATGTTGTGCCTATTGAAAAGATGTCTACCATTGCATCTTAATGTTATACTTTCAATACAGCATAAGCTAATCTTTATCAATGGTCTCTGAATGGGTTTAGTTGGTAATTGGAATGGAAGTCTGTCTGAAGTGTACTTCAACCAGGGCTCCCAAAGTCAGTCCTCAAAGACTCATGTGAGGTTAgtgagtaataataataataataatatgccatttagcagacgcttttatccaaagcgacttacagtctcaCCAATCACTGAATGATGTTTAATTTATATTTTCATGGACGTTTAATAGATATCTGACAGCTATAAGGTTTCATTATGCAATGTCTTTAGTCCAGGAACTGAATGTAAAGGATGTTGCAGAAGGCTATGCTTCTATCCCATGAGGATGAGACCAGTTGGAAGAAAAACCTGTATGCATAAGTGGGCATGGGGAACAGATTGTGGGAGGCCCTAATTGATGAACTCTTGTGAACTCTGGCCATACTACCCAGTGCTGTTGAAGTCTCTACTAAGGCTGAGGCATAGATACGGTAGTGCCAGGAAGAGGATTCTGGGTAACGTAATTTGATGAAGTGTTAGCGCCAGGCTAAGCTACTGATTGTTTAGTGCCTTTCTCTCATTGGTGCTTGAACCTCTtaaagtgtcccaaatggcaccctattccctatatagtgttttacttttcaccagagccctatgggccctggtaaaaagtagtgtgcttaatagggtgccatttgacatgAAGCCTCTGTGATGTATGCATTGGAATGTAAAGTACATATGATTGTGAATTCCCTCACTCACAGTTCTGTATAAGCTGGCATGTTTATgcactacatacagtgagggaaaaaagtatttgatcccctgctgattttgtacgtttgcccactgacaaagaaatgatcagtctataattttaatggtaggtttattttaacagtgagagacagaataacaacaaaaaaatccagaaaaacgcatgtcaaaaatgttataaattgatttgcattttaatgagggaaataagtatttgacccctctgcaaaccatgacttagtacttggtggcaaaacccttgttggcaatcacagagg carries:
- the LOC121566462 gene encoding ral guanine nucleotide dissociation stimulator-like 2 isoform X1; amino-acid sequence: MAIHISGRERGKGRKSWHSNSMLEQSTVKSVGTMIPRNMRTGGMDLPGVESRDVPLIGYRPLAPDDIPLSSQSGQVTDSTGLDSSEVEASPMKSTWYCPLDLSTVLEEEEDGVIYHVAVKQQHGAPTSASSSSRSQCVKAGTEEKLVQHLLHSFSMGDSSFITIFLSTYRSFTSTKRVLDILIDRLQHPPGESTRSQTRQPFNRAVCMVFSMWLSEYPEDFRSLGEPGLLLRLAPLLPSDPSGIEIRGRLLRIAEELSEQALLPDSSSDRTTASPPADPTKFDPTNILGFPAGLIAEQLTKIETELFVRLVPYHCLGSLWSQRDKKGREGVCWSVRATVRQFNRLANAVMASCLWPTRLRSQQRARLLEKWISVAEECRARKNFSSLYAIVSALQSNPVHRLRRTWLDTDREAVRRYEELSNIFSEKDNYSQSRGLLKEEGTSKFANLEGKMNNRRQIGSSAQGTVPYLGIFLTDLTMLDTAVKDRLENGYINFDKRRREFEVLAQIRLLQSSCKNCVFITDEAFLQWYQSVPSLNEEESYRLSNEIEVPCEPSPGRTLNPTVIITQCPSLNSSRTSLVADSDSHFDFPSPVCHFLSKLTKHMKSPSVSCLDVDSSPPTNVPIPSALTPSTPVKSHRRSISCGNNPTNNNKGSGPDMRIIRIRMDLQDGNMYRSILVTSNDKTPTVISSALEKHSQDPKQASRYELIQLLPEGKELVIPATGNVFYAMTSSSVDFLLCRKGGNNPFGSQPISTETSATFPRIKAKGRRLVRTLF
- the LOC121566462 gene encoding ral guanine nucleotide dissociation stimulator-like 1 isoform X3 codes for the protein MAIHISGRERGKGRKSWHSNSMLEQSTVKSVGTMIPRNMRTGGMDLPGVESRDVPLIGYRPLAPDDIPLSSQSGQVTDSTGLDSSEVEASPMKSTWYCPLDLSTVLEEEEDGVIYHVAVKQQHGAPTSASSSSRSQCVKAGTEEKLVQHLLHSFSMGDSSFITIFLSTYRSFTSTKRVLDILIDRLQHPPGESTRSQTRQPFNRAVCMVFSMWLSEYPEDFRSLGEPGLLLRLAPLLPSDPSGIEIRGRLLRIAEELSEQALLPDSSSDRTTASPPADPTKFDPTNILGFPAGLIAEQLTKIETELFVRLVPYHCLGSLWSQRDKKGREGVCWSVRATVRQFNRLANAVMASCLWPTRLRSQQRARLLEKWISVAEECRARKNFSSLYAIVSALQSNPVHRLRRTWLDTDREAVRRYEELSNIFSEKDNYSQSRGLLKEEGTSKFANLEGKMNNRRQIGSSAQGTVPYLGIFLTDLTMLDTAVKDRLENGYINFDKRRREFEVLAQIRLLQSSCKNCVFITDEAFLQWYQSVPSLNEEESYRLSNEIEVPCEPSPGRTLNPTVIITQCPSLNSSRTSLVADSDSHFDFPSPVCHFLSKLTKPLFILSFQ
- the LOC121566462 gene encoding ral guanine nucleotide dissociation stimulator-like 2 isoform X2; amino-acid sequence: MIPRNMRTGGMDLPGVESRDVPLIGYRPLAPDDIPLSSQSGQVTDSTGLDSSEVEASPMKSTWYCPLDLSTVLEEEEDGVIYHVAVKQQHGAPTSASSSSRSQCVKAGTEEKLVQHLLHSFSMGDSSFITIFLSTYRSFTSTKRVLDILIDRLQHPPGESTRSQTRQPFNRAVCMVFSMWLSEYPEDFRSLGEPGLLLRLAPLLPSDPSGIEIRGRLLRIAEELSEQALLPDSSSDRTTASPPADPTKFDPTNILGFPAGLIAEQLTKIETELFVRLVPYHCLGSLWSQRDKKGREGVCWSVRATVRQFNRLANAVMASCLWPTRLRSQQRARLLEKWISVAEECRARKNFSSLYAIVSALQSNPVHRLRRTWLDTDREAVRRYEELSNIFSEKDNYSQSRGLLKEEGTSKFANLEGKMNNRRQIGSSAQGTVPYLGIFLTDLTMLDTAVKDRLENGYINFDKRRREFEVLAQIRLLQSSCKNCVFITDEAFLQWYQSVPSLNEEESYRLSNEIEVPCEPSPGRTLNPTVIITQCPSLNSSRTSLVADSDSHFDFPSPVCHFLSKLTKHMKSPSVSCLDVDSSPPTNVPIPSALTPSTPVKSHRRSISCGNNPTNNNKGSGPDMRIIRIRMDLQDGNMYRSILVTSNDKTPTVISSALEKHSQDPKQASRYELIQLLPEGKELVIPATGNVFYAMTSSSVDFLLCRKGGNNPFGSQPISTETSATFPRIKAKGRRLVRTLF